AAGCATATTAGTTGAAACTAAGGTTTTAGCTAAGTATATGTCAAATACACATAGAGACGTGTGGCAATCACTACTATAGAAAACTTGGTAGAGGCGGGCGGAATTGATTAACGGAGATGGGCATTGCAACCACTTCCAATCAAAAGCCTTCGTTAATGcagattaacggaggcggttgcttTGCCCACCTCAGGCGAAATCAATTAACGGACCTCCATTAATGTTCTCCAGAAAatccaaaaaacaaaaaaacttgcAACTTTGGAGAGTTAAACCCACAACTTGGCGCTCAACACTACCACGTCTCTACCACTGAACCACACACTAATTCAtgtctatatataatatgttattattttatatCAATATTTTGTAATCTTATATTGAATACTTTggctactaaatgaactcaaatggaaaaacttttaactacaaagttttaaatcttgttaagtactacaactttggtgtggGATGTATCTCCATCCGAGATAGTTTGAAAATTTTTAAAAATTGAGTCTCAAAACATGTGAATTTCAaaaacacatatttgagactctAGATGACTTTAAAACAGAAACTTTTCAATATCAAACATGTAGATTGGGTCGGCCACTagaactttggtattaactatgtgaacatttgagatcgtttaggaattctaaattttaaatttcaaaatcgaTAACATTCGAACACGTATTTGGGACTCTAAATATCTTCAaatcaaaaacttttcaactacaaagttgtagattctattgagaactttaacttttgtatagaccatgtcaacatccaagatcatttgataattttaaatttcaattttCAAAATCCGTGCATTTAcaacaatattttgggaccctaaacagtttcaattcaaaaacttttcaactataaagttgtagatctcgtcgagatctacaattttgatataaagtttgcctTCATCCGAGTTCatataaaaaagttatgaattattttttgttgCAATCATTAATCGAGGCATACATCTTAAGGCacccgcctccgtaaatcaattTACGAAGGCGGACCCTTAGAACGACCACCTCCGAAAAAACGACCGCCTCCAAAAATAAACGATTAACGGAGAAAGACGTCTTAAGTTGCCCGCTTCGGTTAATGGATTAACAGAGGCGGATGCTTAATGCTGCTCGCCTCTGTTGAGCATTAATCGAGAGGCGGGTGCTCGGGCGGCGGCCCTGCCACCTATTAACGGAGGCGACCGTCCAGCCCGCCCGCCTCAGATAATAAAATGGCACTGTCTCGCAAAATCTTTTCTATAGTAGTGAATGTGGAAAACAATGAATGGGTATTAAAAAGTATATAGTAAGTATAATTGGAAACTAAAATCTATCACAACTAGGAAAAGATAAGAAAGTATCTATATAAATACCGTGTTAGAACACGAAGAATTAGAGAGGAAAAATACAAGTAGTTTGAATAGATGCGGCCTAAACTTATCTATGAATTTCTAACACTTCCCACTCTTCTAATATGTATAGAGCATGAGTTGATAGACTAGTATAAGAAATAAGAATAATTGCACTTCCCACTCTTGTAACCTTGTTATGCAAAAATAAAGAGACTGCACATAAACATTTTCATACATTTGGCACATGAGGGGTCATAAATTGCCGTCTGGATATATGGCTAAACTAACTATATTACTTATGCTTAAACCAGGTACCTCATAGTGATTGATGATGTTTGGAGTGTGCGAGCATGGGAGGCAATCCAATCCAAGCTACCAGAGAACAACAAGGGCAGTAGAATCCTCTTGACCACTCGGATAGAAACAGTGGCCAATGCATGCAGTCCTGCTAGTTTTAGTGGCCTTTGCATTCATAAAATGCAACCGCTCAAGCTGGAAGACTCCAAGAAGTTGTTCGTCAGTAGAGTGTTTGGCTCCATGGATGTCGCTTACCCCAAGGAGTTTGAAGATGTAATGAGCGACATCTTGAAAAAATGCGGTGGGCTGCCATTGGCCATTATCAGCATTGCTAGTGTTTTGGTAGGGTACAAATCACCAGGAGGCAAAGATAAGTGGGATAGAGTCTGCAAATCACTTGGTTCTCAAATGGAGATCCACCCTACCCTTGAGGGGATGAAGCATATAGTCACACTTAGCTACAATCACCTCCCACATGAGCTCAAGGGTTGCATGATGTACTTTAGCATTTTTCTAGAGGACTATGTGATCAGAAAGGACCGACTATTGAACAGATGGATGGCCGAAGGATTGGTTCATCAAAAGCGGGGGTTGACTATGCGGGAGGTTGCAGAGTCTTACTTGGACGAACTCTTGAGTAGGAACATGATTAAAGAAGCAGGCCATTTGGGTGGTTATGCCTGGGCGGAGCAAACATACAGGGTGCATGACATGCTTCTTGAGGTCATGGTGTCCAAGTCCTTGGAAGCTAACTTTCTTAGCCTGCATGGAGGGCAGTATAAGGGGATGTTGTATGACAAGATCCGTCGCCTCTCCATCCATGCTGACGTAGAAAGTGTAGATTCTGTAGCAAAGAGAAATGTTGAAGGCCGTCGAGGCGAGGATAATTTGAACATACAACATGTTCGATCACTGAGCATGTTCTAGCTCCATGGGCAACACAAGCTC
Above is a genomic segment from Miscanthus floridulus cultivar M001 chromosome 3, ASM1932011v1, whole genome shotgun sequence containing:
- the LOC136545316 gene encoding disease resistance protein Pik-2-like, producing MTVSPPANDADRRHRLVGIADQADKLAARLKAPVGDEGEGKAVFSIVGFGGLGKTTLAKEVCRRLEAKFPWQGMVPVSQAFEPSRDLKVLLTNLLRQVVKPETADDRGVKEEAALGAIDDLDDNGLAKTLEELLVDKRYLIVIDDVWSVRAWEAIQSKLPENNKGSRILLTTRIETVANACSPASFSGLCIHKMQPLKLEDSKKLFVSRVFGSMDVAYPKEFEDVMSDILKKCGGLPLAIISIASVLVGYKSPGGKDKWDRVCKSLGSQMEIHPTLEGMKHIVTLSYNHLPHELKGCMMYFSIFLEDYVIRKDRLLNRWMAEGLVHQKRGLTMREVAESYLDELLSRNMIKEAGHLGGYAWAEQTYRVHDMLLEVMVSKSLEANFLSLHGGQYKGMLYDKIRRLSIHADVESVDSVAKRNVEGRRGEDNLNIQHVRSLSMF